A region of the Callithrix jacchus isolate 240 chromosome 10, calJac240_pri, whole genome shotgun sequence genome:
CCTTGGGCTGGGGCACATGATGGGCTCAGAGTGGGGGGACTAAGGGTGGGACCTGGGTCCCCACAAGCGGTCTAAAGTCCTCAGTAGTTCAGAGGCCTTTGCGCTGCCGCTTGAGGAAAGACAGAGTGTAGTCACTAGGGGTGGACACCTTCTGCTTCTTCATCTGCACTTGCGACTGCGCTGTGAGTTGCAGCTTGATGGCGCTTGAGTTGATCTTGGTGGCCACCAGCAGCTCCTTCATGCCCTTCATCTTCTCACTCTGGAAAGTGAGCACTGGACCCTCCAGCGGCGGTGATGCTGCGGGTGCTGGCGCCTGAGCCGTGCTCCCACCTTCAGGGCCTCGGGCTGTGCCAGGGACTGTCCCAGGGGGTTTCCGGGGGGGTCCTGACACCGCACCCTGGCCCTTGTCCAGTGCTGGCTTCTTGGGCGGCGGGGGCTCCTCTGGCTTGGACTCCCGCCGTGGGCCCCGCCGCCGACCTTCCCGGGCTTCCTCACCCCATGGCTCCTCTGCCtcggccgcctcagcctcccggctCACTATGCGCACCTTCTGCCGCACCTGGGCCAAAGGGGAGAGCAAGCCGAGGGCAAGGTTGCCGGCCAGTGGCTGGAACTTCTGCTCTGGCCATCCCATCCCACCCAGGGGGTCTCAGTCTCATCTGCACCTAAGGGGATGGGCAGATGCTGCCCCTGGGCCAGAAAAGTCTGACAAGCCTGTGGCTGCCGTCACCACCTGTAGTGCCCAGACCTCTGTGCAGCTGTCCCTCACCTGTCCCTCAAAACGGCCTAGGGACTGCACAAGGAAGGTGGCCCAGCCCACATGCAGCACAGGCGTGGGACTGCCCTCTTCCCATTTGCAGATCCCGTCGTAGAATCGCAGCAGGTGGGCAAAGCATTCAGGGTCCTGGAGGGCAGAACCTTGGCTCTGGGTGCCCTGGacaagggggaagggagggcacAGATCAGTCTCTTACCCCTTAGCAGAGGGCACTGGCCAGGCCCCCACCTAGGCAAAGACTCCTGGCTCCAGAAAAGGTAAGCAGAGGTCAGGAACAATCTTagaacctctttccttttctaaagCCAATTCATAGCCAGAAGGCACCATGCCTTACCACCTACCCCTCAGCTGTAGGAGGGACTCTGGCATGAAACTGAAGGCACAGAGTAGAAACCTCTAAAATACCTTCAGCCCCGTCTACCGTGGACCCAGGACCTCAGCTACAGCAAAAGGGAACATAGCTCTCTGCCTGGGGACCCCTTCCTCATGCCATTCCTAGTCCTGTACATGCAGCCCCCATGGCCTGTGGCAGGGTGCCCTGCCCAGGTGGGAGGCTGGACACAGGCTGGTGCTCCAGCCTTTCACCTGGCTCTGCTCCCCCGGCCGCTCCTCGCCCGCCTCCAGCAAGCTGGCTGCCTCCTTCAGCAGGTTGGGGATGACATCATTGGCTACTTCAAAGAACTCCTTGTAGATCTCCTCGTCTTCCCGGCAGTAGTTGTAGCTGTGAGAGCAGGAGGGTCTCTGTAGGGTCTGAAGGGGTCTCACCATGGGGTGTAGCCCCAGGGACCTGGTGGGGGATGAAGCCCAGGTTTTTTTTCTTGGGTCACTCCAGGAGCTGGGGGAGTAGGTGGGGTCCTCACTGCAAAATGATGCTGTCTGAGTCACCCTAGAGCAAGAATGAGGGGGAATGGGGCCAAGGGTAGAAGTCCCACTGCTAGATGATAGTGGTTAAACATTGGGAGGAAATTTGAGACTGTTCTGAGAAAAACTactgggaggagagaggaaaaagggaaagatgtGACACCTTAATCAGGGGTCCCTACCTCCTGGGTGATGGTGGCCTTGCTGCCTAGGGACTGGGAGGAAAGGGGACAGGGCTTGGGACCCAGGCCTCAGTCCTGGACGAGGGAGGTTGGAAACTGATGGAAGGGAAGAAAGCACAGGATGCACGCCCTAGCAGGGGATCCTCACTCCTGGATGACAGTGGCTGTGTCCGCCCAGGCCTGCAGAGCTTCGCGCACATTGCGGTTGCGACAGTGGTAGCCAGCCAGGTACATGTAGGGGTAGATGTGTTCATCCCGATAGTAGGTTTTGGCTGAGGCAATGCCCTGGGGGTGAGGCAGAGGATCCTCAGGGAGGTAGCCCCAGCTGCCCTGCTGGCACAGATGCCCCATCACGGCACACCCAGAAGGGGCCACAGGAAGATCCCAGAGAGTCCTCTTCATCTCCACTCCCACCTCCGCTAGCTGCCAGCCCTTGTACCTGGTCTTCCTGGGTCTGCAGGACTGCTGGCCGAGGCCTGGGGCAGACTGTAGGGGTGGGGCCTACCCTCTGAGCTCAGGGCCCTTCTCTTGCCCAGACACTCTTCTACACACACACCAAAGGCTTCCAAGCCCAGCCCAACAGCCCTCGTCCCTTCTACACCCACCAAGTGAAAACCCCCCCGCAGTGCTCCTACCACATTTGACCTCTGTTATACTCCAGGAAGGAAAGTAGGAGTGGCAGAAAAGGCAAGGCTGAGGGGACAAATGCAGGCCCTGCCACTCCCAGGCTATGAACCCTGGACACCCTTCAGATAGCCCTGACTGCACTGATTCTGTACATAACCGATACAAAGTAAGATGGATGGGCGATACCCCCCAACACACAGTTCTCTCCTCATCTGTCCAGATGAGGGGGAACCCCAGAAAGCAGGGGCCTCAGTCACGGTTGGGGGTCTCCCTTCTGTACCCTCTTTAGATGCCCCCACCTTGTGATAGAGGGTGAGTGGGTCTGGCCGGCCAGGGGTACGCTCCAGCTCCTCCAGATCTGCCAGGTTCCCTAAGGCCATGGGGTACCTGGAAAAGCATCATAGTTCAGGCTGCCAGCTAGCCCCCTGGCCCTGCAAGGCCCAGCCTGGCCACTTCCCTCTACAAACCTTTCCAGATGTCCCAGGTCATAGAGCAGCCAGAGCAGCTTCTAGGGGCCGAAGGAAAGAGTTATGAGCTACGGGACAGGGAGAATGGGTCCTTAGCTTATCAGGCAGGGTGGGGGACAGAACCATCAGGGACTGCCCACCATGCAGAAAGGCCAAAATTCTGGGATCAGCCCTTTAAAGGAATCAAAGCAATTTCACAGCTCAATTCCACTCTCCCAAGAGCCCTGGGAAAGGCCAGGCCAGGAATTACTAACCCATTTTCCAAGTAGGGAAGCTGAAGCTCAGGTAGGGAAAGTGATCCTGCCCAGTGCCCCTGGGCTCAGCCCTCACctgctgcagctgcagcagctcCAGTGAGTCGGTGTGCAGGTCAATGGAAGGGTTGATGGCACACACCATAAACGCCACCTCCATCTTGCGGTCACAGCGCATGTATGATCCTTTCAGGTACAGCCAGCTCTTGGGAGGGGACAAGACCATTATGTCTCAGGATGGCTCACCCTGTGCCTGCTTCAGGGAATGACAGCCAGGAAAAGGGGCTCTTCTGTCTTCCCTTCCTATGTGGGTGTTGATGGGAAGAAAGGGCAGTGGCCTGAGAAAGTAGAGTCCCTTGGGTGGCTTGGGCTACCTGAGTATGAAGGGGTCAAGGTTGGGGGAGGGGACAATACCCGCTCAGCCACACCGGCGTTGACAGTCTGGCCCCTGCGGTCCTCATTGCCCTTGCCATGCCAGGTGACCTCAGCTGTCTGCTCCCCATTGGGCCCAAACACTACCCAGGCATGATCCTCAGACAGGGCGAGGTGGACATCCCGGAGACCCAGGGCCTGGCAGGCACCAACCACGGCAAAGGCTACACCGGAGCTGTCCAATTTGGTGCCTGTGGAAGGGGGAGGTAATGAAAGAGGGTCCTCTGTGCTTTGGCATGAGGGAAGGGAGCCAGGTATGGGCCACACTCCCTCCCACTCCCTTTCCAGGCCTGTGCTCCAACTTCAGATGCTCCTGTCCACCGTCCCTCCACCCCTTCTCTCCCACATGTTCAAAGCCTTTCTCTCCCTGTTTACACCCTCTATCTCCAACAAGATATGTTTCTGGATCTCCTGTTGCTGACCCAGCCTTTGAccctatctctctttctctgcaaatctattatatattatatattccgTGAATTTAAGGATTCCATTTTACTGCACTGAATATACGTTAAAACAGGAATGGCAAAAACAGGACACTGGCCAACACTCTCTTTTTATACACCCTCCAACAGATAACCCTCATTTATTTCTGCACTCTTTTCCTGCAAAGCCGAGAAGCAGCCTCTGATTCCTTCTCAATACGGCACATCATGATGAGACTGCCAGTCATCCGGGCTTGGTGCAAGGAAGCTCTTTACAAGCCCTGAGTCTCAAGATCCTGGTCTGTCTCAAAACATTTTCATAGATCGCCAGATGCAGTGGCCCaaagatcccagcactttaggaggctgaggcaggcaaatcacttgagcccaggagttcaagaccagtctgggcaacacagtgagactccatctccacaaaaaaaatacaaaaattagccaggtgtggtgatgcatgcctgtactctcagctactcaggacactgaggcaggaggatctcggAGCCcagagaagttgaggctgcagtgagctatgatcacaccactgcactccagcctgggggacagagtgagacccctgcctcagaaaaaaaaaaaaacaaacccaaaaacaaaaacatctttatagctattattttgtttaattgccTCAAATGCAGCCCAATTCATCTTCTTGCCCCCTAAATCTgctgcccccccccccgccccatgCTTAGGACTCCTGTGGCTCTTCGATGGCAGGGGCAGAGGTGCTGAGGGGGCAGAGGAGAGGTTGATGATTTGGAGGCAAGGGATCAGGGTTCACTTCCAGCCCTGCCATGCCGTGTGTGATTCTGGCACATAAttttccctctctgggcttcagtttcccaaCTGCAAAGAGGAAAATAACCTGCCCAACCTCACAAGGCTTACAGTTCTCAGGGTTCTGTAAACCATGGAGAGTTGTGAAGAAGTGGGTCATGGATAAGATTCCCATCTACTGGGCTCCAACCTGTGATGAAGCTGAAGAGGGACTGGATGTGGGCCCGATCCTTGAAGTAGGAGCGGCTGAGGCTGTTCCATATGACATCGGAGACCTTCTTCACCAGCTCACGGCTGGAGACACCCCCCTCTCGAGGGTAGAGGGACAAGTCGACAGCACCTCGGATCTGGGCGGTGAAGCGGGCATAGAGGGCAGCGATGATGGACAGGTCGGCCACGGGAAAGTAGGTTAGGCCGCCAGGAGGGTCAGTGGTGGGGCTGGGCTGGAAGGTAAGCTCGGGCACGTTGGTGGGGATGACGCGGTTGACAGCCAGAAAATGCTCCACGAAGCCCAGCACCAAGGAGAGGAGCACCAGGTCCGGCTCCTCTCGGCCCAACTCGGCAGCAAACAGGCGCACCACGTCGTCGATGGAACGCAGCGGGAACAGCGTCTTCTGGGCGGCCTTCAGCCCCATTGCGGCGGGGGGTGGGCGGCGGCCTGCAGGCAAGCCGGGGGAGGGAGGGTCGAGCAGGTTCGGCCGGGGAGTCACCTCCCAGGCTCCGCTAAGATTCCACCCCGCGACACACGCACAGCTCCCCTGCTTCCCCGCCCTCTTCAGCCTCTGCTCACCCGCTTCCCGTCTTTTGTCGGTGAGACCCCTCGGCGGAGGCTGCAGAGCCTTTTTGTGCCCCACAATTCCGTGACGCCCGGTCCCAATGAGGTGCGCCCCAAGGACCCCGCTGATTATCCCCAATGCCGCCCCGCTCCCTCTCTACGACTGTGCCCCCCGGGGCCCTAGAGTCCGTCCAGAAAGCGCACCCAGACCAAGCCCCCAAACCCCAAGGAGAGTCTTGGCCTCGGTCTCCCGCGCCCACCTCCGCTTACATCCCACACAAGGCACCGCGGCACACGCCGCCCGGAGCCTGCTGGGACATGAAGTCCCGCCCCTAGGGCCGCACTACCCGCCGGGAAGTGGAGTCTAGGCCCATCACTGCCCCCGCCGAGCCTGGAAATAGTGGCAGGCCGGGCAGCCGCGTGGTGGCTTCCGGGATCGCTAGGCCCACGGCTCCGGGCGCTTCCTTCCCGAGGCACTCAGGGATTGGTCCTTCCTGCAGGTCGACCAAGCAGGAAGTGCGTTCACAGTGCCTTCTGGGAAACGTAGTCCGGGGCGCTACCTGCACACTTGCAGGGGTCACTGAGCCTATGCGGGTTCTGCTGTCACGGGTCGGTTGGCTAGTTATGAGGAAAGCGATCACGTTGCttgatccagaaaaaaaaatttagaaaacgaCGTGAGGAAGACGGATACTTTTAAACATTGCCAGAGAGTAAATGTGTTCAGCTTTAGCTGAATATCAGCGTCTGTTAACATATAAAGATGTTACTCTGTGTCCGGCACTCCTTTCCCAATTCTGCCCGCGAGAAAATCTAACACGTGCCAagagtagtttttatttctttgttttgagacatggtcttgctctttcacccaggctggagtgcagtggcgcgatctccgctcacttcagccttgacttcaccggctcaagcgattctcgtgcctcagcctccgagtagctgggaccaaaggcgtatgccaccactcccgcctaatttttttgtgtgtgcatatatatacatttaaaaaacatatataggccgggcgcggtggctcaagcctgtaatcccagcactttgggaggccgaggcgggtggataacgaggtcaagagatcgagaccatcctggtcaacatggtgaaaccccgtctctattcaaaatacaaaaaattatctggggatggtggcgcgcacctgtaatcccagcttactcgggaggctgaggcaggagaattgcctgaacccaggaggcggaggttgcggtgagccgagatcgcgccattgcactccagcctgggtaacaacagcgaaactccgcctcaaaaaacaacaacaacaacaaatatatttatatatatatatggtttttgttttttttttcttttggtaaggACAGggattcccaggctggtctcgaactcctgagctcaaggaattcaccctcctcggcctcccaaagtgctaggattacaggcaagagccgcCGAACCCTGGCCAAAGAAtagttatttgtttgttttgagacagagtctcactctgtcgcccaggctggagtgcagtagtgcgatcttagctcactgcaatctcctcctcctgagttcaagattctcccgcctcactcatccaagtagctgggattacaggcgcctgccaccatgctgggctaatttttgtatattgagtaCAGAcaggtgtttcaccatattggtcaggctggtctctaactcctgacctcaaatgatcctcctaccttggcctcccaaagtgctgggattacaggtgtgagccaccacacctggcctatatcaacactttaaaactttaaaacaatacTAAATTTCCACCgtcactcatttattcacttattcattcaaaaagCAGATTTTTGGTACTCACAATGGGCCAAGTTCCTGACACTGAGTATACAGcagtaaataaaacagattaaATTCCTCCCCTACGTTACCTCTTCACCTCTCTGGATTTTCCTCAAAATTCATAACCCTcttctaatcatgagaaaacatctgGCAAAACAGAGTtgaaggacattctacaaaatacctgacgaGTATATCTCAATAGTATTGAGTTCttgccaggctcatgcctgtaattacaacactttgggaagctgaagcaggaggactgcttggggtcaggagttcaagaccagccgggcaacatagggagaccccatctctacaaatacaaaaaattgactgggtgtggtggtgcacacttgtagtcccagctactcagaaggctgaggcaggaggatcgtgtgagcccaggaggtcaagactgcagtgagctgtggtcacgccagtgcactccagcctgggcaacaaagtgagaccccaccaaaaaaaaaaaaagcaaaaaccaaaaaaatcaaaagggtTAAGGTCATGAAAGATAAGGAAGGACCCACAAATCACTGTAAATGAAAAACTAAGGAAACAgaacaactaaatgcaatgtggtgtTTTTGAtggaatcctggaacagaaaaaggacatcagTAGAAAAACTAGTAAACAGGCCAGGCgaactggctcacacctgtaatcccagaactttgggaggccgaggtgggtgaatcacctgaggtcagaagttcaacaccagcctgaccaacatggagaaacctcatctctactaaaaatacaaaattatccgggagtggtggtgtatgcctgtaatcccagctactcgggaggctgaggcaggagaatcatttgaacctgggaggcagaggtttcagtgagccgagattacaccattgcactccagcctgggcaacaagacagaaactcagtctcaaaaaaaagaaaaagaaaagctagtaAACAGGGTAACCAACCTTCCCAGTTAGCCCAGAACTGAGGCCACTTGGGAGTATGggactttgtgttttattttactaagtgagacagactcttgctctgtcacccaggctggagtgcaatggtatgatcttggctcactgcaatctctgcctcccaggtttaagtgattctcctgcctcagcctcctgagtagctggggttacaggcacctaccaccacacatggctaatttttgtgttttcagtagagatggggtttcaccatgatggccaggctggtcttgaacacctggccttaGGCGATcaaactgcctcagcctcccaaagtgctggcattaccggAGTGAGCcactttgtgttttaaaaacagtcatggctgagtgcagtggctcacatctgtaatcccagggttTTgacatgctgaggcaggaagactgcttgaggccaaaagttccagacaagcctgagcaacaaagcaagaccctgtctctacaaaaaaaatttttttgttttaaattagccaggcacagtggtgtgtaccatgtagtcccagctacaggaagctgaggcgggagttcgaggctacagtgagctgtgatcacaccactgcattccagcctgagtaaacagtgagatcctgtctctaaaaacaacaaaaacaaaaaccagaccagacacggtggctcatgcctgtaatcccagcactttgggaggccaaggtgggcaagtcacttaaagtcagaagttcgagaccagcttggccaacatagcgaaactccatgtctactaaaaaatataaaaatgagctgggtgtggtggcaagtgcctataattccagctctctgggaggctgaggcaggagaactgcttgaacccgggaggtggaggttgcagtgaactgagatcgtgccactgcatttcagatcatgacagagcaagaaaaaaataagttttttatctgggtgtggtagtgtgtgcctgtggtcccagctactctggaggctgaggtggaaggataccttgagctcaggagtttgagaccagcctgggtaacatagtgagacctcatttccacaaaaaaatcaaaatattagctgggcatgttagcatatgcctgtagtcccagctactcagaaggctgactcGAGAAGATCGATTGAGCCTgtgtggcagaggttgcagtgagccaagatcatgccactccatgccaggctgggtgacaaaacaagaccctgtatcaaaataaataaataatttttaaggtttttctaaAAAGGCTACTGCCTGAATTGAGAGCAAAGTTATATTTAGTGGAGTAGGCACACAAATaagatgtacaataaatacatGTAATGTGTAATATATTAGGAAATAGtcattgttttattgtttatttattttgaggcagagtcttgctctatcgcccaggctggagtgcaatggcatggtctctactcactgcaacctctgcctcctgggttcaaacgattctcctgcctcagcctcccgagtagctgggattacaggcacccaccaccacgcgcagctaatttttgtattgtttttagtagagatgggggtttcaccatgctgcccaggctggtctcgaactcccgacctcatgatccacctgcctctgcctcccaaagtgctgcaattacaggtgtgagccatcatgcccagcctgaaaataATCActtataagggaaaaaaaaataaagcaaagaaggaTAAGAGTACCAAGGAAGTTGTGATTTCAGAAAAGAGGCTGGAAAAGGCTTCATTGAGAAAAAGGAATTTGAGTGAAAACATGGAGACGGAAAAACAACCATTCTGGATATCTGGAAGAAcattcaggccgggtgcagtggctcacacctgtaatcccagcactttgggaggcagaagtgggtggatcacctaaggtcaggatttcaagacgagcttggccaacacggcaaaaccccatctctactaaaaatacaaaattagctggggatggtggcacacacctgtaatccaagctacttgagaggctgagacagaaaaatcacttgaacccgggaggcagaggttgcagtgagccaagattgtgccactgcactccagcctgggcaaccgagcgaGACTCAGTCCTGGACACATAGAAGAGCAAGTGTCAAGGCCTCAAACAAGAGTGTGCCTGGCAAGTTCAAGGACGGTAGAAGGCCAGTGTGGTTGGGGTGTCCTGAACAGGGGAAAGCAGCAGGGGATGGGAGCAGGCGATGGTGTCCTGCAAGGTCAGGTCAGGCCTTGTCAGTGGGGTTGAAGCTCGGATTTTACTCTGCTGAAAACAGGTTTTAGGGGTGAGGTGGCACTGGAGGGTCTGGAAGGACGACACAAAAAGGCTGGGCCTGATggttcccgcctgtaatcccagcactttaggagggcaattaatcacgaggtaaggagttcgagaccagcttgaccaacatggtgaaaccccgtctgtactaaaagtactaaaattagctgggcgtggtggcgcgcacctgtaatctcagctactcagaaggctgaggcaggagaatcgcttgaccctgggaggtggaggttgcagtgagccaagatcgcaccactgcactccagcctaggtgacagagtgagggtcTGTCCAGGGTGGTAGGATTGCAGGAGTGAAAACTGACCAGATTCTAGACATACTCTGATGATAGAGCTGATTGGATttgctgaaagaatgaatgacAGTCAAGGAGAGCTCCAAGCTGTCCTTGAACTTGGCCTTCTGTCTAGTTGTTTTGAATAAACTGTCTATGCTCCTAGCAAAGGCTGAACACAGGAGCTTGGATTTGCATCGAAATTCCTCTAACCATCCCTCAACCCTGCATCAAGTTTGTtccgttttgtttttgtttttgttttttgagatggagttttgctcttgttacccaggctggagtgcagtggcgcgatctccgctcaccgcaacctctgtctcctgggttcaggcaattctcctgcctcagcctcccgagtagctgggattacaggcacatgccaccgtgcccagccaatttttgtatttttagtagagacggggtttcaccatgttgaccaggatgatctcgatctcttgaccttgtgatccaccctcctcggcctcccaaagtgctaggattataggcgtgagccaccgtgctcggcctagtttgtttttttgtttttatgttttgtgttttgtttttgagatggagtcttgctctatccatCATGCTGGAGTGAATCACAGAAGCTGGTCCAGAAGGCATTAAGTTTGCACTTTTATCTGAGTGGAGACACTGAGTCAGTGGCTAGATACAGGAGTTCAGGATTCAGGCACAGGTTTGGGCTAGATAGAAATCTGGGACTTGGttaggtgtggtgactcacgcctgtaatcccagcactttggagggcgagacgggtggatcatttgaggtcaggagtttgagaccagcctggccaaccaacatggtgaaaccgtcttcattaaaaatatgaaatttaggccgggcacagtggctcaggcctgtaatcctagcactttgggaggccaatcacgaggtcaggagtccgagaacagcctggccaacagagtgaaaccccatcactactaaaaatacaaaaattagctgggcgtggtagtgggcgcctataatcccagctattcaggaggctgaggcgggagaatcccttgaaactggaagctggaggttgcagtgagccaagatggtgacactgtgctccagcctgggagaatgggcaagactccatatcaaaaaaaaaagttcgggtgcagtggatcatgtctgtaatcccagcactttgggaggctgaggcaggtggatcaatcacgaggtcaggggctcaagaccagcctggccaagatggtgaaaacccgtctctactgaaaataccaaaaaaaaaaaaaaaaaaaaaatcaactgggcatggtggcatgcgcctgtaatcccagctacttggaaggctgaggcagagaactgcttgaatctgggaggcagaggttgcagtgtgccgagatcgagtcactgcactccagcctgggcaacagagcaagactcaacaaacaaacaaacaatttagctgggcatggtggcggatacctataatcccagctgctcaggagtctgaggcaggagaatcgcttgaacctgggaggcagaggttgcagtgagcccagaatgcaccactgcactgcagcctggataacagagcaagactacgtctcgaaaaaagaaaaagaaagaaagaaaagaaaaaaagaaatttgggacTCACTGGCACACAGGTAGTATTTAAAGAAGGATGAGATGAACTCACCAAAGGCTGAGTTCTGGGGTACTCCTGCCTTTAGAGCTCAGGAAACCAGGAGGAACCAGCAATGATTTCTGAGAAGGATCAGCCCGAGAGACAGGAGAACCAGAAGGACAGCTGGTGTCCTAAACCATAAGACTGAGTGTTGGGCACGATCAACAGTGTCAGATGCTGCTGACACGTCAAGCGAGTTGGGGATTGATGATTAACCATGGATTTAGCTCTGAGCAAATCCCTAGTGACCATAATAAGAGCACTTTGGGAGCAAAAGTCTGGCGGGCTTGGGCTCAGGACAAACGGGAGGAAAGAAATTGGAGACTGTTAGCACACAAGTCTTTGGGGATCTTTGCAGCAAAGGAAGGGAGAGATGTGATGTAGCATTAAATACCTGGAGAAAAGGGGATGTCAAAACGATTATTGCTGGTTAATAAGAGAACTGTGGGAGCAGTGGCTTTGGACAGGTGAGAGCGGGAATGCATTTCCGAGTGGGAGGTTTGGCCTTTGCTAGAAGCACAGGCAGTTCATCTGCACGGACTGGCAAGCAGACCGAGTACCTGGGCATATGTGGTGGGTTCCTAGATTTTCTTAGCAAAATAGGAAGCCCAGTGGGTTACCATCTCCTCTCCAGATGTCTACCAGGTTCGCCACCTTCACAGCATTTTCAAACGTCACCTCAAAAAGGCTGGCttaggccgagcgcagtggctcacgcctgtaatcccagcgctttgggaggccaagatgggtggatcacgaggtcaggagttcaagaccagcctggccaacatgttgaaaccccatctctattaaagaaaaaaaagtaaaaaaaaaaaaaaaggctggcccAGACCTGACCATTCTACTTAAAATCACACCTCCACTCGAAATTCCTCTAACCATCCCTCAACCTGCTTTACATtttctgggtttgttttgtttggtttttctgaagcagagtctcactctgtagccctggctgtagtgcagtagcacaatctcagctcattgcaacctccacctcctg
Encoded here:
- the MEN1 gene encoding menin isoform X1; this encodes MGLKAAQKTLFPLRSIDDVVRLFAAELGREEPDLVLLSLVLGFVEHFLAVNRVIPTNVPELTFQPSPTTDPPGGLTYFPVADLSIIAALYARFTAQIRGAVDLSLYPREGGVSSRELVKKVSDVIWNSLSRSYFKDRAHIQSLFSFITGTKLDSSGVAFAVVGACQALGLRDVHLALSEDHAWVVFGPNGEQTAEVTWHGKGNEDRRGQTVNAGVAERSWLYLKGSYMRCDRKMEVAFMVCAINPSIDLHTDSLELLQLQQKLLWLLYDLGHLERYPMALGNLADLEELERTPGRPDPLTLYHKGIASAKTYYRDEHIYPYMYLAGYHCRNRNVREALQAWADTATVIQESLGLHPMVRPLQTLQRPSCSHSYNYCREDEEIYKEFFEVANDVIPNLLKEAASLLEAGEERPGEQSQGTQSQGSALQDPECFAHLLRFYDGICKWEEGSPTPVLHVGWATFLVQSLGRFEGQVRQKVRIVSREAEAAEAEEPWGEEAREGRRRGPRRESKPEEPPPPKKPALDKGQGAVSGPPRKPPGTVPGTARGPEGGSTAQAPAPAASPPLEGPVLTFQSEKMKGMKELLVATKINSSAIKLQLTAQSQVQMKKQKVSTPSDYTLSFLKRQRKGL
- the MEN1 gene encoding menin isoform X3, encoding MGLKAAQKTLFPLRSIDDVVRLFAAELGREEPDLVLLSLVLGFVEHFLAVNRVIPTNVPELTFQPSPTTDPPGGLTYFPVADLSIIAALYARFTAQIRGAVDLSLYPREGGVSSRELVKKVSDVIWNSLSRSYFKDRAHIQSLFSFITGTKLDSSGVAFAVVGACQALGLRDVHLALSEDHAWVVFGPNGEQTAEVTWHGKGNEDRRGQTVNAGVAERSWLYLKGSYMRCDRKMEVAFMVCAINPSIDLHTDSLELLQLQQKLLWLLYDLGHLERYPMALGNLADLEELERTPGRPDPLTLYHKGIASAKTYYRDEHIYPYMYLAGYHCRNRNVREALQAWADTATVIQESLGLHPMVRPLQTLQRPSCSHSYNYCREDEEIYKEFFEVANDVIPNLLKEAASLLEAGEERPGEQSQVRQKVRIVSREAEAAEAEEPWGEEAREGRRRGPRRESKPEEPPPPKKPALDKGQGAVSGPPRKPPGTVPGTARGPEGGSTAQAPAPAASPPLEGPVLTFQSEKMKGMKELLVATKINSSAIKLQLTAQSQVQMKKQKVSTPSDYTLSFLKRQRKGL
- the MEN1 gene encoding menin isoform X2, with amino-acid sequence MGLKAAQKTLFPLRSIDDVVRLFAAELGREEPDLVLLSLVLGFVEHFLAVNRVIPTNVPELTFQPSPTTDPPGGLTYFPVADLSIIAALYARFTAQIRGAVDLSLYPREGGVSSRELVKKVSDVIWNSLSRSYFKDRAHIQSLFSFITGTKLDSSGVAFAVVGACQALGLRDVHLALSEDHAWVVFGPNGEQTAEVTWHGKGNEDRRGQTVNAGVAERSWLYLKGSYMRCDRKMEVAFMVCAINPSIDLHTDSLELLQLQQKLLWLLYDLGHLERYPMALGNLADLEELERTPGRPDPLTLYHKGIASAKTYYRDEHIYPYMYLAGYHCRNRNVREALQAWADTATVIQDYNYCREDEEIYKEFFEVANDVIPNLLKEAASLLEAGEERPGEQSQGTQSQGSALQDPECFAHLLRFYDGICKWEEGSPTPVLHVGWATFLVQSLGRFEGQVRQKVRIVSREAEAAEAEEPWGEEAREGRRRGPRRESKPEEPPPPKKPALDKGQGAVSGPPRKPPGTVPGTARGPEGGSTAQAPAPAASPPLEGPVLTFQSEKMKGMKELLVATKINSSAIKLQLTAQSQVQMKKQKVSTPSDYTLSFLKRQRKGL